The DNA region TGCCGGGTCCGGAGCGGCGAGGTCTGCGGTTATGACGCGTACGTCTCCGGTGCCACGTACTGCAGACAGCTTCTTCGGATCTCGTGCCACGGCGGTGACGTCGTGACCTGCGGCAACGGCCTGCTCGAGGACCTGTCGGCCGACATTCCCGGTCGCTGCGAAGATCGTGAGCTTCATCGTTGTTCCCTTCTCACGAGGCGAGCGGCTCGGGCTCGAGCTCGCCCTCGGATGCGGTTTGGCGGATGGCTGCAGGCGCCGGAAGGGCCGAAGGCTTGGACGAGCCGAGCAGCAGCGCGGCCAGCACGGCACCGACGGCGAGCAGACCGGCTCCGACGCCGAAGGCCAGGTGGCTCCCAGCGAGCTGGGCAACGGCGGCGGGGTGACCGCTGCCGACCAGGCTCGAGGCCCGACCGGTGGCCACCGAGACCAGCACGGCCAATCCCAGGGCGCCACCGACCTGTTGGGCGGTGGTGACCATGCCCGAGGCGAGACCGGCGTCGGCCTCCCCGGCTTCGGACACCGCCGAGATGGTCAAGGACACGAAGCTCAGCCCCAGACCAAAGGCCATGAGGACCATGGCCGGCACGATCTGACTCCAGTACTGGGCGTGAAGGGGTAGCTGGGTGAGGAGGGCGAACCCACCTGCTGCCAGGCTCATCCCGCCGACCACAATCGGGCGGGCCCCGATCTTTGGCAGGAGCTGTGACGCGGCACCGGAGGCGACCACCACACCTAGGCCGAAGACCACGTAAGCCAGTCCGGTGTGCAGCGGTGACCAGCGCAGGCCCAGCTGCATGTAGAGGGTGAGCAGGAAGAACATGCCGTACAGCGCCGAAGCGACGAGCACCATCAGGCCGCTGGCGGTCCTCGGCACGCGGGCTTTGAAGAACCGAAGCGGGACCAACGGGGCGCGCAGGCGACCCTCGATGGCAAGGAAGGCAGCCAACAGCGCCGCCCCGGCAGCAAAGAATCCGAGGGTGGTAACCGAGGTCCAGCCATTGCGGTTGGCCTCCAACAGCGCATAGACGATGGCCGTGATTCCACCAGTGGCGGTGGCCGCCCCGGCGAAGTCGAAGGTGCTCCGGGCCCGGTGCCGGTCATCGCGAACCAGCCGCAGGGCGGCGACGATGACAGCAGCCGCCACGGGCAGGTTGATCCAGAAGATCCAGCGCCAGTCGGCCACATCGATGATCACGCCGGAGAGCAACACCCCGACGGTGCCGCCCAGGCCGGCCAGACCGCCCCAGATGGAGAGGGCCTTGGCCTTCTCCTTGGGGTCGACGAACAGCACAGCGATCATCGAAAGGGCGGCCGGTCCAGCCAGGGCCTCGCCCAGGCCTTGCAGGGCCCGAGAGCCGATGAGCATCACCTGGTCCTGGGCCAGTCCGCTGGCCAGAGAGCCGAGGGCGAAGGCGACCGCCCCCGCGATGAAGATGCGCCGCCGGCCGAACAGGTCGGCTACCCGGCCACCGAGGAGCAGGAAGCCGCCGGCGACGAGGACATAGGCGTCGACCACCCAAGCGAGGTTCGACTGGGAAAAGCCGAGGTCGGTTCTGATCGAGGGAAGGGCCACGTTCACCACCGTGGCGTCGAGGATGAGCATGAACTGCAAGCAGGCCAAGACCGCCAGCGCGATCCATCGGCGGGGGTCGGCCTCCCGCATGTTCGTAACCGGGCTAGCGGACGTGACTGCCATGGCCGTTCTCCTCTCGAGAGCTGGGCGGCGAGCAGGCGCCCCAGGGAGCCCTTGGGCCGCTGACAAGGTTCGTTGGGCGCTTTGTCACCGGAGACTCCTTTCCACCGCTCACCGGTGTATCCTTGTGTAAACCCTAACGGTGGTGTTCACCCTAAAATTCCTGTCGACTGAAGTCAAGGAGGAGGGCCGTGGCCGACATCGGGCTACGTGAACGAAAGAAGCGCCGGAACCGCCAGCACATCGCCGACACCGCGGCGCGGCTGTTCGGCGAGCGCGGCTACGAACACGTCTCCGTACTGGACGTGGCCGAGGCCGCTGAGGTCTCCGAGCAGACCGTGTACAACTACTTCCCCACCAAGCAGGACCTTGTGTTCGACCGTGAGGGGGATCTCAGCGACCGCCTCACGGAGCTCATCAGGACCAGGCCCGCCGGCACCAGCCCGGCTGCCGCAATCCGAGACTATGTCCTCGACTTCGTGGAGGGGAGCAAGGCGATACCCGCCGATCAGGCGCGAGGGGGGCTCGACTACCTCGCCGCCATCAGCCCCACCGTCCGGCGCCTGTCCCTGGAGGTCACCGACCGCTTGGCCGACGCCATCGCCGTCGCCATCAACGAAACAACACCTGGCACGAGCCCCGAGGTGGCCAAGGTGCAGGGGATCGCACTGGCGTGGGTGATCCAGATGATCACCGACGAGAGCGGGCGACGCAAAGTCGCCGGACAAAGCTCGAGACAGATTGCCAGGGAACTTCGGCCCATCATGGCGAGCATCATCGACAGCTTGGATGGCTGGCTCGCCCCACAACCAGGCCGGGGGCGTCGTGTCGTCAAGCGACGATGAAGCCATCCGATACTGTGAGCGGAGCTCGCCGCTCGGAGCGGAGTGTTCAAGGTACGCCGCTGCTGGCGCTCCGACCCGCCGTTGCGCGCGGACCAGTCGGCCCTTCGAGCGGCGTTCGGCGCCAACGCCCTGGCGTACCTTCCGCCCGAGCTCGACTGTCCCAAGTAGGCGCATAAGGGACCCATGGCAAGCGCCCGGCAGGCATCCGCAATACTTGGCCTATGACGCCGGCCGCTCGTCACCTGTTGCGGGCCAAGGATCTCGCCGACGGCCGATACTTCGAGCCACTGAAGGTGGCGGACCTGGCTCGAGCCGCTGGGCTGTCTCCCGCCCACTTCAGTCGGGAGTTTCGGCGAACATTCGGCGAGGCGCCCCACCAGTACCTCCTGACCCGCCGCCTCGAACGTGCTGCGGCACTACTTCGCAACACGGATCGGACCGTGACCGAGATCTGCTTTGCCGTGGGGCTCGCCAGCCTCGGCTCCTTCACCACGAGCTTCCAGCGCGTGTTCGGGGCGCCGCCGCTCGCCTAT from Acidimicrobiales bacterium includes:
- a CDS encoding MFS transporter, whose amino-acid sequence is MAVTSASPVTNMREADPRRWIALAVLACLQFMLILDATVVNVALPSIRTDLGFSQSNLAWVVDAYVLVAGGFLLLGGRVADLFGRRRIFIAGAVAFALGSLASGLAQDQVMLIGSRALQGLGEALAGPAALSMIAVLFVDPKEKAKALSIWGGLAGLGGTVGVLLSGVIIDVADWRWIFWINLPVAAAVIVAALRLVRDDRHRARSTFDFAGAATATGGITAIVYALLEANRNGWTSVTTLGFFAAGAALLAAFLAIEGRLRAPLVPLRFFKARVPRTASGLMVLVASALYGMFFLLTLYMQLGLRWSPLHTGLAYVVFGLGVVVASGAASQLLPKIGARPIVVGGMSLAAGGFALLTQLPLHAQYWSQIVPAMVLMAFGLGLSFVSLTISAVSEAGEADAGLASGMVTTAQQVGGALGLAVLVSVATGRASSLVGSGHPAAVAQLAGSHLAFGVGAGLLAVGAVLAALLLGSSKPSALPAPAAIRQTASEGELEPEPLAS
- a CDS encoding TetR/AcrR family transcriptional regulator; amino-acid sequence: MADIGLRERKKRRNRQHIADTAARLFGERGYEHVSVLDVAEAAEVSEQTVYNYFPTKQDLVFDREGDLSDRLTELIRTRPAGTSPAAAIRDYVLDFVEGSKAIPADQARGGLDYLAAISPTVRRLSLEVTDRLADAIAVAINETTPGTSPEVAKVQGIALAWVIQMITDESGRRKVAGQSSRQIARELRPIMASIIDSLDGWLAPQPGRGRRVVKRR
- a CDS encoding helix-turn-helix transcriptional regulator; this translates as MTPAARHLLRAKDLADGRYFEPLKVADLARAAGLSPAHFSREFRRTFGEAPHQYLLTRRLERAAALLRNTDRTVTEICFAVGLASLGSFTTSFQRVFGAPPLAYRAAFPPAQRHIRIPSCVAQSYGRRQNRTFREAEPSSRP